In Solanum stenotomum isolate F172 unplaced genomic scaffold, ASM1918654v1 scaffold31411, whole genome shotgun sequence, a single window of DNA contains:
- the LOC125851998 gene encoding putative disease resistance RPP13-like protein 1 → MGGLGKTTLAKVVYNDEKVKNHFGLRAWYCVSEPYDALRITKGLLQGIGSFDSKDDGNLNQLQVKLKESLKGKKFLVVLDDVWNDTYSEWDSLRNVFVQGDMGSKIIVTTRKGSVAQMMCADRCAITMGTLSSEDSWALFKRHSLENRDHPELEEVGKKIADKCKGLPLALKALAGVLRGISDVDEWRNILKSEIWEQASSLKGILPALMLSYNDLPAHLKQCFAFCAIYPKDYVFCKDQVIYLWIANGLVKQFCLGNKYFDELRSRSLFERVPESERKSERFLMHDLINDLAQTASSKYCIRLEESKSDDMLEKSRHMSYSMGQEGDFEKLKLLSKSEQLRTLLPINTWYSPNLSKRASMMLKLRNIQLRRTSLRALSILPRLTSLRALSLSGYMIKELPNDLIIKLKLLRFLDLSRTEIRELPDSICALYNLETLLLSSCRYLEELPLHMEKLINLRHLDISNTRRLKMPLHLSKLKSLQVLVGAKFLVGGSGGWRMEDLGEVQNLYGSLSVLELQKVVDRREALKANMKEKEHVEKLYLEWSEGSSADDSQTERSILDGLRPYTNIKEIKITGYRGTKFSNWLADPSFLQLVELSLSNCKDCDSLPALGQLPSLRFLYIEGMHGITEVTQEFYGSSSSKKPFNSLEELKFADMPEWKQWHILGSGEFPILEYLSIKKCPKLMGKLPENLCSLTELRISETPLFEEAQLLRSQFEGMKQIEVLVISDCNSLTSLPFSILPTSLKTLWVADCQKLKLEEPVGYCNTFLEELTLQKCDCIDEFLPRARKLSIWSCQNVTRFLIPTATESLEIKDCENLEILSVAVESAMTSLDIWGCQKLKCLPEIELFNLQVLKISHCKKLVNGQKEWCLQRFPCLTELEIRHDGSDEEIQHWELPSSIKSLSISNLKTLSSQVLKSLTSLQYLYIEGNLPQIQSLLEEGGLPSSLSELRLEYHDELHSLHLCHLTSLQCLHLYCPNLQSLSESTLPPSLSQLEISNCPNLQSLSESTLPSSLSQLTIENCYNLQSLSESALPSSLSQLTIENCDNLQSLSESTLPSSLSQLTIRNCRNLQSLSESALPSSLSKMTIKNCPELQSLSEFALPSYLSELIIKDCRNLQSLSVKGMPSSLSILVIYKCPLLIPLLEFDKGKYWPNIAQIPIIFINRKCM, encoded by the coding sequence ATGGGCGGCTTGGGTAAGACAACACTAGCGAAAGTGGTTTACAATGATGAGAAGGTGAAGAACCATTTTGGTTTGAGAGCTTGGTATTGTGTTTCTGAGCCATATGATGCTTTGAGAATAACTAAAGGGTTACTTCAAGGAATTGGCTCATTTGACTCGAAGGATGACGGCAATCTTAATCAGCTACAGGTCAAATTGAAGGAAAGCCTGAAAGGAAAGAAGTTTCTTGTTGTCCTTGATGATGTGTGGAATGATACCTATAGTGAGTGGGATAGCCTAAGAAATGTTTTTGTACAAGGAGATATGGGAAGTAAGATCATTGTAACAACACGTAAGGGGAGTGTTGCTCAGATGATGTGTGCTGATCGTTGCGCAATCACCATGGGGACTCTGTCTAGTGAAGACTCTTGGGCTTTATTCAAACGACATTCACTAGAAAATAGGGATCATCCAGAACTTGAAGAGGTTGGGAAAAAAATTGCAGACAAGTGCAAAGGGTTGCCTTTAGCTCTAAAGGCACTTGCTGGTGTTTTACGCGGCATATCAGATGTGGATGAGTGGAGAAacattttaaaaagtgaaatatgggAGCAGGCAAGTTCTTTGAAAGGTATATTACCAGCATTGATGTTGAGCTATAATGATCTTCCTGCACATTTGAAGCAATGTTTTGCTTTTTGTGCGATATATCCCAAAGATTATGTATTCTGCAAAGACCAAGTTATTTACCTGTGGATTGCTAATGGTCTTGTAAAGCAGTTTTGTTTAGGTAATAAATACTTTGACGAGTTGAGATCAAGATCATTGTTTGAAAGGGTCCCAGAGTCTGAAAGGAAATCAGAGAGATTCTTAATGCATGACCTTATCAATGATTTGGCCCAAACTGCATCTTCCAAATATTGTATTAGGTTGGAAGAGAGCAAATCTGATGATATGTTGGAAAAAAGTCGGCACATGTCCTATTCCATGGGACAAGAAGGTgactttgagaaattgaaactACTCTCCAAATCAGAGCAGCTGAGGACATTGCTTCCAATCAATACATGGTACTCACCTAACCTAAGCAAGAGAGCAAGTATGATGTTAAAATTGCGTAACATACAGCTAAGACGAACATCCTTAAGGGCATTAAGCATACTGCCAAGACTAACATCCTTAAGGGCATTATCATTGTCAGGTTATATGATTAAGGAGTTGCCAAATGACTtgattatcaaattaaagctcCTCAGATTTTTGGACCTTTCTCGGACAGAGATTAGAGAGTTGCCAGATTCCATTTGTGCATTGTATAACTTAGAGACACTTCTCCTGTCATCTTGTCGTTATCTTGAGGAGCTACCGCTGCATATGGAGAAGTTGATTAACTTGCGTCATCTTGACATAAGCAACACTCGTCGCTTGAAGATGCCGCTACATCTGAGCAAGTTGAAAAGCCTCCAAGTGTTAGTGGGAGCCAAGTTTCTTGTAGGTGGTAGCGGTGGTTGGAGAATGGAAGATTTGGGTGAAGTACAGAACTTGTATGGATCTCTATCAGTTCTAGAGTTGCAAAAAGTAGTTGATAGAAGGGAAGCTCTGAAAGCAAATATGAAGGAAAAGGAACATGTTGAGAAGTTATATTTGGAGTGGAGTGAAGGTAGTTCTGCCGACGATTCACAAACTGAAAGATCCATACTTGATGGGCTACGGCCATAcacaaacataaaagaaatcaaaatcacCGGATATAGAGGGACCAAATTTTCAAATTGGCTGGCTGATCCTTCGTTTCTTCAGCTAGTAGAATTGTCTCTTAGCAACTGCAAGGACTGTGATTCTTTGCCAGCACTAGGACAGCTTCCTTCTTTGAGATTCCTTTACATTGAAGGGATGCATGGAATAACAGAGGTGACACAAGAATTCTATGGTAGTTCATCCTCCAAAAAGCCTTTTAACTCTCTTGAGGAGCTTAAATTTGCAGATATGCCGGAGTGGAAGCAATGGCACATTCTAGGAAGTGGGGAGTTCCCTATACTTGAGTacctttcaattaaaaaatgtcCGAAGTTGATGGGGAAGTTGCCTGAAAATCTTTGTTCTCTGACAGAATTAAGAATTTCAGAGACACCTCTTTTTGAGGAAGCTCAACTGTTAAGATCCCAATTTGAGGGAATGAAGCAGATTGAGGTATTAGTTATTAGTGATTGTAATTCTCTTACCTCCTTACCTTTTAGCATACTGCCCACTTCCTTGAAGACATTATGGGTAGCTGATTGTCAGAAATTGAAATTGGAGGAGCCAGTTGGTTATTGTAACACGTTTCTCGAGGAATTGACACTGCAAAAATGTGATTGCATAGATGAGTTTCTCCCAAGAGCACGCAAATTGTCTATTTGGAGTTGCCAGAACGTTACTAGGTTTTTGATTCCTACTGCCACTGAAAGTCTCGAGATTAAGGATTGTGAGAATCTTGAAATACTTTCGGTGGCAGTTGAGTCTGCGATGACGTCTTTGGATATTTGGGGTTGTCAGAAGCTCAAGTGTCTGCCAGAAATAGAGCTCTTCAATTTACAAGTCCTGAAGATCAGTCATTGCAAGAAACTAGTGAACGGCCAAAAGGAGTGGTGTTTACAGAGATTCCCCTGTCTCACTGAGTTAGAGATCAGACATGATGGCAGTGATGAAGAGATCCAACATTGGGAGTTGCCTTCCTCTATTAAGAGTCTTAGCATATCCAATCTGAAAACATTAAGCAGCCAAGTTCTCAAAAGCCTCACCTCTCTTCAATATCTATATATTGAGGGTAATTTACCTCAAATTCAGTCACTGTTGGAAGAAGGTGGGCTTCCCTCCTCTCTTTCTGAGCTACGTTTAGAATACCATGATGAGCTCCATTCACTACATCTTTGCCACCTCACTTCACTTCAATGTCTACATTTATATTGCCCTAATCTCCAATCACTCTCCGAATCAACACTGCCCCCCTCCCTCTCTCAGCTGGAGATCTCCAATTGCCCTAATCTCCAATCACTTTCTGAATCAACACtgccctcctccctctctcagcTGACCATCGAGAATTGCTATAATCTCCAATCACTTTCCGAATCAGCATtgccctcctccctctctcagcTGACCATCGAGAATTGCGATAATCTCCAATCACTTTCTGAATCAACACTGCCCTCCTCTCTCTCTCAGCTGACCATCAGAAATTGCCGTAATCTCCAATCACTTTCCGAATCAGCACTGCCCTCCTCCCTCTCTAAGatgacgatcaagaattgccCTGAACTCCAATCACTCTCCGAATTTGCACTGCCCTCCTACCTCTCTGAGCTGATCATCAAGGATTGCCGTAATCTCCAATCCCTTTCAGTAAAAGGGATGCCCTCTTCCCTCTCTATACTAGTAATTTACAAATGTCCATTGCTCATACCACTACTAGAATTTGACAAGGGGAAATACTGGCCAAATATTGCTCAAATTCCCATCATATTTATCAATAGGAAATGCATGTGA